The following proteins are co-located in the Nocardia bhagyanarayanae genome:
- a CDS encoding type 1 glutamine amidotransferase domain-containing protein, with protein sequence MAKILFVMTGVDHWTLADGTKHPTGYWAEEFVVPFEALKDAGHEIVVATPGGVVPTVDQGSLAPEVNGGEETAEHRARVVSTTPELADPVALANVDLADYDAVFYPGGHGPMEDLAVDPTSGALLTAALDSGKPLAVVCHAPAALLAATKPDGTNAFAGYALTGFTNAEETQAGFADKAKWLLQDRLVQIGADFREADPWSPNVVTDRTLITGQNPASSAGVAQELLRRLS encoded by the coding sequence ATGGCGAAGATTCTTTTCGTAATGACCGGTGTCGACCACTGGACGTTGGCCGACGGCACCAAGCACCCGACCGGATACTGGGCCGAGGAGTTCGTCGTGCCCTTCGAGGCGCTGAAGGACGCGGGCCACGAGATCGTGGTGGCCACTCCGGGCGGCGTGGTGCCCACTGTGGACCAGGGCAGTCTCGCGCCCGAGGTCAACGGCGGCGAGGAGACCGCGGAACATCGTGCGCGGGTGGTGTCCACGACTCCCGAGCTCGCCGATCCGGTCGCGCTGGCGAACGTCGATCTCGCCGACTACGACGCCGTGTTCTATCCCGGCGGGCACGGGCCGATGGAAGACCTCGCCGTCGACCCAACCTCCGGCGCATTGCTCACCGCCGCACTGGATTCCGGCAAGCCGCTTGCCGTGGTGTGCCACGCGCCCGCCGCGCTGCTCGCCGCCACCAAGCCCGACGGAACCAACGCTTTCGCCGGTTACGCGCTGACCGGTTTCACCAATGCCGAAGAGACACAAGCGGGTTTCGCCGACAAGGCGAAGTGGCTGCTCCAGGATCGCCTCGTGCAGATCGGCGCCGACTTCCGCGAAGCCGACCCCTGGTCACCGAACGTGGTCACCGACCGCACCCTGATCACCGGCCAGAACCCCGCCTCATCGGCGGGCGTCGCCCAGGAATTGCTGCGGCGACTGTCCTGA
- a CDS encoding TerD family protein, producing MHTLRKEDGAADLAGITKLSVGVSWDPSAGTSGGALGWARRKRGVDLDLIAILMQGAEPVRFAGLDSLDPLGNGAVLHTGDAQTGAAAGDDETVHVTFADVPGGIDAIVFVAAAFKKGSSFEKANNISFKIYDASGGSSQQVADIWPSLLGADNANAVARAFRNGNAWQLEVLNRKGKIKQGDKQALLRFAMQ from the coding sequence ATGCATACGCTCCGGAAAGAAGACGGCGCCGCGGATCTCGCAGGCATCACCAAGCTGAGCGTCGGCGTGAGCTGGGACCCCTCGGCGGGTACCAGCGGCGGGGCGCTCGGCTGGGCGCGCCGCAAGCGCGGCGTCGATCTGGACCTGATCGCCATCCTCATGCAGGGCGCCGAGCCGGTCCGTTTCGCGGGTCTCGATTCGCTCGACCCGCTCGGCAACGGCGCGGTGCTGCACACCGGCGACGCGCAGACCGGTGCCGCTGCCGGCGACGACGAGACGGTGCACGTCACCTTCGCCGACGTCCCCGGCGGCATCGACGCCATCGTCTTCGTGGCGGCGGCCTTCAAGAAGGGCAGCTCCTTCGAGAAGGCGAACAACATCTCGTTCAAGATCTACGACGCTTCGGGCGGCAGCAGCCAGCAGGTCGCCGACATCTGGCCCTCCCTGCTCGGCGCCGACAACGCCAACGCGGTGGCACGCGCCTTCCGCAACGGCAACGCCTGGCAGCTGGAAGTTCTCAACCGCAAGGGCAAGATCAAGCAGGGTGACAAGCAGGCCCTGCTTCGCTTCGCCATGCAGTAG
- a CDS encoding TetR/AcrR family transcriptional regulator: MADRRAETTRESRRMLIDAASALFVEKGYQQTTFADVAQRSGISRGSIPWHFGNKEGLLAAVLDQASEALLEASDDADAAESPQAYDLVAQAKRFTMARTSLLFVTLYVEAVNPASPIHDKYVALHERLRQSTKRWIERFVRLPETMTADGLATVLVGAAIGIHVQSAMAPDRIDIDRAIDQLGELLKPLVVEPETDR; this comes from the coding sequence GCAGGCGGATGCTGATCGACGCCGCCTCCGCACTGTTCGTCGAGAAGGGCTACCAGCAAACGACTTTCGCCGACGTGGCGCAGCGGTCCGGGATCAGCCGCGGCTCGATACCGTGGCATTTCGGGAACAAGGAGGGCTTGCTCGCCGCGGTGCTCGACCAAGCCTCGGAGGCGCTGCTCGAGGCGTCCGACGACGCCGACGCGGCGGAGTCACCGCAGGCCTACGACCTCGTGGCGCAGGCCAAGCGATTCACGATGGCGCGCACGTCGCTGCTGTTCGTCACCCTGTACGTCGAAGCGGTGAATCCGGCGTCCCCGATTCACGACAAGTACGTGGCGCTGCACGAACGGCTACGGCAGTCGACGAAGCGGTGGATCGAGCGCTTCGTCCGCCTCCCCGAGACCATGACCGCCGACGGCCTCGCGACCGTCCTCGTCGGCGCGGCCATCGGCATCCATGTGCAGAGCGCGATGGCGCCCGACCGGATCGACATCGACCGAGCCATCGATCAACTCGGTGAGCTGCTGAAACCTCTTGTCGTCGAGCCGGAAACGGACCGCTGA